In Lathyrus oleraceus cultivar Zhongwan6 chromosome 2, CAAS_Psat_ZW6_1.0, whole genome shotgun sequence, the DNA window TGAATGTGGAAGTTAGAAACCCCTTTCTTTCTAAAATTTCATTCTTCTCGTTGCTAATGATCAATCATATAATAAACATAGAGACTAATGAATATTGAATGATCTTGTCCAATACCAATATGTTATATCACGTATAACATTTCATATCATTAATTATTATCGAAAAATTATAAAATCAATAATCATACTTTGTCTGTTAGATTAAATTTCATTTGGATCTTgatattatatttatttatttatttatatgaATATCTATATAAGAGAAACAAAACGTACCGGAATCCATAATGTCAATTATTTCGGATtcttgatttgaattttttttctcataTCTTCATTCCTTCGATACTTGAAACGGAAGTCTCGGTTGCCATTACACAAAATACTATAAGATTGTTGGAAAATTAATTGTAAATTAAATGGATCGAGGCGAGAATCGTGAACGAATCACtttccttatagtatttcaaACACTCCCAAATTGTCTTAGAGTTTATACGCATAAATACACATGATAATTCAGTCTATACTCGAGTTTGCATAAGATCGATAAAAATTTGAATATAGGTATAAGATGAAATTCGAAATTTTGTCAAGATGATGATAGTCTTTTCTAATGTGTTTTTCTGAATCCATAATGTTCAATTTATTGGTCAAACTGatgttgtttcataaggttgcgacTCTTGATGAAAGACACACTTTCAACAACACTTTTGTTAAATGTTGCATTGTTTTGCCTACAACAACACTTTTTGAATGTTGCATTGTTTCGCCTACAATAACAGTTCTCACGGAATATACTGTTTCgcattctgcaacacttcacaaaATATTGACTATTTccaaattcaaaatacaaactgactactacaacacttcacaagtgttaTCTTAATTAAAAAATTAACTTTCACTGCTatattttcttgtcatttttATAACACACtcaaaattattaattattaataatttaCGATGATTGAAATTTATTCATatctttttttattttcactttttttatAATATATAAACACTTTCCTTTTCAAATTTAATGAATAATAGATAATCGTAGTATTTAGCACGTGATATCTTaatttttgttagttttgtaaAAAGAATCTTATAAAAATAAGTTTAATGATAGTTTTGATCTTATTTTTAGCAGCTTACGAAATTAGTTCTTTTCCTTCAAAATCAACTAGTTTTatagtctcttcttcaaattttAAAACTCAAATTTTATAATTTATCATGTTTAAAATAAAGTCGCATATGATATGATAGGTAAAATGATCAATACCCATATAATTGGAAATAAGTTCTTAAAACTTTTAAATCAACATCAATCATTTTTAACTTAATTAATGATATataatttgattaaattatttaTATGCTTTATATGACTATATAACATCAAATATAATGTCATCTTATTTAAAACATACCATATTACTAATTTTAAGTTTAGAAATTTATGATGGGGGAAACACTCGGTTACATGAAAATATGATAATCAATTTTGCGAGTGGatgaaaatatttaaaaaaataattataattaaattttaaaaaatatctATTTTTTGAGGAAGGAATTTAATTCGTTTGATCCTATTAATCGTGAAGATGTCATATCTATATTGTCTTATTGATCTACCGTATAATTGTATAGAGACGGTATGATTTAAGTaaaaatttaaatataaattttgatataaattataattattttcaAGATTTTAAAACATTAACTATAAAATCTAGATGGTTTGATTTTGATTAAATTGTTTATGTTAGgttaaattaataataataatggaAGCTAATAATTTTTAGGCAATGAAAAACATAATATGTGCCTAAGGAATTTAATTTTCCAACATGATAATATTGATTAGAGACAAAAATGCAAGAAAATTTTGTATTTAAGATAGAAAAATGGCCCACGTTGTCTATTGAAAAAGTAGCATGCATTCGAACCTCCATTGGGGTTGGAACTTGCTTTGCCCATTAAACACTTATAGTCCCCACACCCACATGACTCGTGTTCTATCTTTTTAGTTCTATAAAATCCTCGCATCATAAATACCTCTTCATCCACTTCCATTTCTTAATCCACACTAAAAAAAACACATTCAAAGTTGGAGGTGCAAATAGCAAAACAATGGCCATGAGAAAATCCAACAAACTTCCACAAGCTGAAGTTATCAAGCAAATTCTCAAAAGATGTTCAAGTTTTGGGAAAAAACATGGTTACAATGAAGAGGATCTTCCTGAGGATGTACCAAAGGGTCATTTTGCAGTTTATGTTGGTGAGAATAGAACAAGGTACATTATCCCAATTTCTTGGCTATCACATCCTCAATTTCAAAGTTTGTTACAAAGAGCTGAAGAGGAGTTTGGTTTCAATCATGATATGGGACTTACTATCCCTTGTGATGAACTTGTTTTTGAGTCATTAACTTCATTGATGAGATAAACAACAAGGATCAGTAGATTTTATTAGTCGAAGATTACCAAACATAAAATCCCTTCATCTGATGGTTCTGACGAAGTTACAAGATCAATTTACAGT includes these proteins:
- the LOC127120156 gene encoding auxin-responsive protein SAUR50 encodes the protein MAMRKSNKLPQAEVIKQILKRCSSFGKKHGYNEEDLPEDVPKGHFAVYVGENRTRYIIPISWLSHPQFQSLLQRAEEEFGFNHDMGLTIPCDELVFESLTSLMR